The Psychrobacillus sp. FSL K6-2836 nucleotide sequence AACGAATTCAGTTCCTATACAACCACATTTAAAAGGGATCTATACAATGGTCATTGAGGAAGATGGTGAGCGTATAGATGAATGGATGTTATTCACCTTTGTCGCTAAAGACATAGAAGGAATACCTTACGAGGAAACAACGGAAGGTATATTAGAATGGCATTCAGTTGAGGCCTTACATCATCTCCCTATGGCAGAAGGTGACCGAACAAATCTGTTATTTGCAGTTCAAGAAAAAGGAATGCAATATGGAACATTTGTATATACACCTGATTTTTCACTTATAAAGGAAACGATTCAACAATCAACGGAGGGAGAATGAGCAATGGATAGTCTTCAAAAGCACGAAACGGAAGTTGTAATTATTACAGGAATGTCGGGTGCTGGAAAGACTGTGGCTATCCAAAGTTTTGAGGACCTTGGCTATTATTGCATTGATAATCTACCGCCAGAGCTACTCAGTACGTTCATCAAACTAATGATAGATTCGAATAAACAACCTCGAAATATTGCGGTTGTGATGGATTTACGCGGTGGGGAAATGTTCAACTGCTTAGCGGATTCAGTTAATGACTTAGAAGCGGCAACTACTGTTACGCCAAAATTACTATTTTTGGATGCTGGCGACGAGGTATTAGTAAGACGGTACAAGGAAACACGTCGTTCCCATCCACTCGCTAACTCTGGTTTGCCTCTCGAAGGTATAAAAAAAGAAAGACAAATGCTTTCTGATTTAAAGGGGAGAGCACAATATATTTATAATACTTCTAAGATGAAACCTCGAGAGCTAAGAGAGAAAATACA carries:
- the rapZ gene encoding RNase adapter RapZ is translated as MDSLQKHETEVVIITGMSGAGKTVAIQSFEDLGYYCIDNLPPELLSTFIKLMIDSNKQPRNIAVVMDLRGGEMFNCLADSVNDLEAATTVTPKLLFLDAGDEVLVRRYKETRRSHPLANSGLPLEGIKKERQMLSDLKGRAQYIYNTSKMKPRELREKIQEEFSSKGSQVFTVNVMSFGFKHGIPIDADLVFDVRFLPNPYYIEELRLKSGLNEEVSSYVLKWGDTKTLIEKLTDLFHFMIPQYKREGKTQLVIAFGCTGGQHRSVTLAEYFGKSLKADDKTIITHRDVVIRKE
- a CDS encoding NUDIX hydrolase, with the protein product MQRIANLLVCKDDKVLLLKKPRRNWYVAPGGKMEIGESILVSAVREFTEETNSVPIQPHLKGIYTMVIEEDGERIDEWMLFTFVAKDIEGIPYEETTEGILEWHSVEALHHLPMAEGDRTNLLFAVQEKGMQYGTFVYTPDFSLIKETIQQSTEGE